In Syngnathus scovelli strain Florida chromosome 16, RoL_Ssco_1.2, whole genome shotgun sequence, the genomic stretch ACCTGCATTCATTTGATGTGGAAATGAAATGTAGACATTTTTAAGGCAGAAAATTAATATGGGTGAGAGAAAGAGGgtttgtttttctccatttgGAGCTGTGGATGAAGTATTTATTAACAATATTTGTTTGGTTTGTTTTAACATCAGTTCACATACAGTacagtttttaaaaatgaatccaAAGATACTATCTTCCTTATTGATCATTCTGGGTGACAACCAAGTCGTTCCAGAAAACTGCGTACATtctgtgaaaaaaataaaataaaattggcaGCAGTCCCAACatctttttccccaaaagaaacCGAACCATTACTGTTTTGTTTCTGCCGTTGGCTCCTCCCCCTGCACACCCACCGCTCAATCTATTGGTTATGCTGTCTGTCAGTCAAAGTTGCTCAGCCAATCATATCATTGATCATACTCTTAAAGGTGGAGGTTTTCCTCATCGTTCGTCAGTCGAATTTTAATTGCGAGACGAACCTTGCAGTCGTACGTCATCCTACTTACACAGGTACATGAAAGACGCACGAATGATATTATAATTATCAGACGATGCGCGATAAATATTGAAAGTTTACCTATTTGGTGCGTATACGTGTTTTTAACATTGCgtttgccatgtttttttttttggctcgtTGTAAGCATGCGTACAGGTTTTAAAAAATGCCAATAACTGTGGCTTACTCTACAGACTTTCCACATTGTGAATTAAGCATGGCTTTGGACGCAATTGGCCTTGTTTGCAAATATatcctcttcctcttcaacCTTATTTTTGGGGTAAGTTTGGACTATGAACATGATGATTCATCGCTAGATAAGTAATCTGGCCTGGGGGAAAATGAGAGTGTAAAAGGAAGTTTCCAAAGGCTGACCAACTGAGAGCGCCACTGCCGTTATCAAGCCCCCCCCTAAGAGACATAATAGCACGCGAGGAAGTTAAGTACACGTTCCTCAATTTCAACAGTGTTAAACAGGAAGCAAAAGTACTCGCACAGATTTAGTAAAAGTAAATATAGATATATGAATCAAAGAGGATGAAAGCACCGATTCAAAGCATGCTGCTTTTGCTTTGCAGATCTTGGGCTTTGTTTTGTTGGGCCTGGGCCTGTGGCTGAGGTTCAGTGACATCACCAGACCAATATTTGAAATAGGTGGCCTAAGCTCCAGTACATTTGTTTGTGGTGAGTTTGCTTTTTGTCCTTTCTCCTTTTTAGAGGTGCGAGGCTCTCCGATAAAATATTTAGAGACCTGTCCCGACTCGaggacattttaaaatgaaacgACTTGTTTTGATTTAATTAAACGGAATTCATTTTAttaacaatttgttttttttttaaaggtgtgaTAACACTGATCGCGCTTGGCACGGTCATGCTGATCTTGGTGACGATTGGAGACTACGGGGCCTGCAGTGAGAAGAAATGTGCTCTCCAATTGGTGAGATCTTTAAAAAGAAACCTAATATGGTCAAGTCGGAAACACCGCCTTGTTTTGGAAACCAGATCCTCTCGGCCCACAAATTCATTTGTGTGCCTTAAAACAGTCATGATTGTTGCTAACAGCTTACAAAACGCCAATTATAACAAACATTTTTGAGGGGCTTTAACCTTCTGAAAAGGATTTTCCTATGCGTATGACACGCTTAAGTGACATCTCGAGAGGATGTGGAAGAAAAGCACCAGGTTAGAACAAGTTACCTTGATCCCTGTTTCTCTTATCTGCAAAGAACAAAACTGTAATCTGAGCAATTCGGGGTGGACGTCCTCAGTATGGTATTCCGATTGTTTGATGGTTCCTGCCCTCGTCTCACGCCATGCTATCCTATGCCACTGAACTCcaaccacaaaaataaaatggttAAAATAATGTGTAAGCCATCCTCAGCAGACAATCACTATTAAATTTCaactttctttttcagtcctctGTTCTCTTGTCCATCCTGGCGATTGCATTGGCTTGTGTCGGAGTGGTTGCTTACACCCAGAGGCAAAAGGTTAGACGTCAATAGAAATTGGGTATTACGGTCAAACTTTGAAAAAGCAAACATTTCCTTTGTGATTTGAAGGTTGGGATGAGGGTTATGGTGTTCTACACTGGCATCTACACTCTGTTCGCAGCCACTAGAGGCGCCGGCCTCGGTGTCACATTAGTCTTTGTTCATGAGACGGTGAGAACGAATATACACGTCAAAGATCCGAGAAAATATCTGAAAtaagttgatttttttatttattttttacctgtCAGTGATGATAATCAGCTTTAACTTCTTCCTCCGCCATGGTGTAGCTTCATTGCTGCGGTGTGACAGGCATCACCTTGTTGGAGTTTGTAAAACAGACTTGCCCTAAGCCTCAAGGCTTCGTCGAGAACATCGCCATGCCTGTAAGTTGCCCACTTCAGAGATCATGTTAGGCCAAATTCTTTTTGTCTAGATCTTTAGTTTCTGCGGTTTGCTTTCCAGACATGTCCAGGGGTTATCACTAATTTATTCACCAGTAGCGCACCGATGGTGATGGCCATCTTCATTGTAATAGGAGCTCTTTTGGTAAGCAAATAAATCAGATACTCACTGAATGTTACTATTTCAATAATGTTATGAAAACAAATCCCCTTTTGAAAACTGACAAACCTAGAAGAGAATTCATGATGGATCTCAGTCACGTTGAAAGTTCTAattctgtccccccccccttcttttctTTCAATCACAATTTCACGCCCCTTCCAAAGTTCATTGCTCTAATATGCAGCCTCATCCTCAAAGCCAAGCTGAATGAGTCGAGCTCTCCATCTCCTCCGTACATCATCTTGACCAACGCGTCTCCATCCCTGCCTAACTTGTCCCAGCATCAACTTGACCCTGACCAAGACCCAATCGTTTTCCCTCCTCTCACATTGGCCAACACTACTGTGGGCCAGATTTAATCTACTCCCGTTCTTTTTTAAACCTAATTCCATAATTCAAAATGTCATCACACACTACGACTTTTTGGCTCTCACCCTGATattaacagcttctttcactcTGGCTTTAATTTCCTCCTCTACTTTTCTGATAGATCACTCCCCTGGTGTGCACCAATATCCTCTTGAAACAGATCAAGAGAAACCTGACGGCCTACACTGCCCACTACTCTGCTGTTCATTAGGTGGTGGGATTCCTCTTTCATTTCTAAGCCGATTTCAAAATGTCAACGCCACATGTGCTCTTATATAGGATTCAAGAATATTATATGCAAGTGCTCGGTTTGAATAATCATTTGTCACGTTAATATGGGATTTACATTGCGGGTAACACGGGGAAGCTAACAGTTGAAACTATGTTTAATCGTTTAAACACTGTTTGGAAAATGTtaaattttaatttgaaaagaaaCTTACTGTAATACGATAGCCATTTCTTTGTTGAAATTTTGGTTTATATACAAGTATGTAACTTTAATAATTGTGTCACACTGAATATTATTCTGTCAAATTTGCTAAGTCTTTTATAGTAGTTaaagttattttatttatgtaacCTGCAATTCTTTTTAGGTACAACCTaaaattgttggattttgttgatGGTCAAATTTTTCAGACCTTGCAAGCAACATTTCGGTTACATTTTCTTCTTTTGGAGACCCAAAAGACTTGGTGCTGTTCAACGCCTTTGAGTGCTTTTGTTTTAGAAACTGTTTTGCACTTTATTCTAGAGACCATGtttatcttaaaaaaaataaacagtttgTAATACAATAGGAATACCTTTTGCATCTTTATTGCTGTAAGAAGAAAGAAGCAGCTGTGAACTTTCACTGGCAGAGCAACATCGTATGCAAAGATGAATGTTTCCGTTGAATCGAAATTAATAACTTTACTCATTATGACAGAAGTTTATATTTGAGTGTATTGTGAAACGTTAAATGTGTCTTAATGTCGGCCTTACGTGGTTTCTTGCATCAGTCGTCCGGGACCACCATGTAAATGTCAGGGTCGGAGGTCATCACCATCATCTGCAGCGAGCAGGACACATTGACCTCCGAGGTTGGGAGCTCCAAAGAGTTAGGTTTCAAAAGGAAAAATCGAGGTCCTAATCCAGAGTCTATAAAGACACATTTAATTAAAGtcagacaataaataaaaatatcagaGGAAACAGCTAGTACAAATTTACATGAAGTCAAGAGTATTCCGCCATCTAGTGGAGATCTGGTGAAACTTCTATAGTTTACCAAAATATGCTGGACACTGGTTCATTTCTTTCTCGACAAGACACAGCCTCAGGAAATACTGTCTTACCGATTATTTCATCAAGCTTGTCCTCTTCATAGTCACCACGCTCCAAAACTTCATATGGATGTACTAGCTGACCCAAAAAACTGAGATGGTTCGGATGAGCATTGACCTCTTGAGCATCATCCATCTCTGTTTGTTGGAATTCAGAACGTTTAGGTGAGTGCTGAGAAAGTGGGTCAACAGGTTTGTTAGGGGGCGGAGCCACAGGATACATTTGATAGTAGTCATAAGGGAATACATGAGGGGCAGGAAAGGAAGATTCCTCAAAATAAGAAGCCATGGGAGGGCCGTCTGATTCTAGAAGGTCATCAAATTTCCCATTTTTATCTGGCTCCCCAAAAGAGGGATCCGAGTCCTGAACTGGAACATATGGAAAAAGGGAATAATAGTAATAAGGATTATATTGTGGGGATTGAGATGATGCCACCTCAGCTTCAGATTGTTGATTTTGGTGGAAAAACTCTGCAAATATGTTGGAGTATTTTGGCGACAGGCTTGGATCAGAATCTTCAGTGGGGTTAGATTGAGGGATTTTGGGGTGATGGTTGCTTGGAGGTTGCGCGATTAATAGCACATGCAGAGTGTGCATCAGTTCTTGATGCTTGGATTATTGTGTAATGTTTACGCACGAATATTAAAAATGATTAAACTTCAATCTGTCACCCAGGAATACGCACTCATTACTTCACGATGACACAGTTTTGTCAGTGATAATTACAGAACATATATTTGTATGAAAAACAATttataaacaaaacaattcaATTATGTAAATTTTGTAAAGACAGTAAAGTCCGAGTGTTTTTCCAGACGAGGTATGTTCGGACtgattaataaataaatcataaagactttgaaaaaaaaaaaacgaaattatatttaaaaaatgaccaCGCGAGAATATTTTCACTTAATCCAAGACGCACTCAAAATAAAGGCCACGTGTACACGTTTGTTATCTTTGTGCGCCCCCTGGTGGATCTTAAAATGCAGTTTTTCAGTTTTGGGTGTCAAGGAATGAAAATGTGTTGACCTGCATTCATTTGATGTGGAAATGAAATGTAGACATTTTAAGGCAGAAAATTAATATGGGTAAGAGAAAGAGGgtttgtttttctccatttgGAGCTGTGGCTGAAGTATTTATTAACAATATTTGTTTGGTTTGTTTTAACATCAGTTCACATACAGTacagtttttaaaaatgaatctAAAGATACTATCTTCCTTATTGATCATTCTGGGTGACACCCAAGTCGTTCCAGAAAACTGCGTACATtctgtgaaaaaaataaaataaaattggcaGCAGTCCCAACATCTTTTTCCCCAAAAAGAAACCGAACCATCAGTTTCGTTTCTGCCGTTGGCTCCTCCCCTTGCACATCCACCGCTCAATCTATTGGTTATGCTGTGTGTCAGTCACAGTCACTCAGCCAATCACATCATTGATCACACTCTTAAAGGTGGAAGTTTTCCTCATCGTTCGTCAGTCGAATTTTAATTCCGAGACGAACCTTGCAGTCGTACGTCATCCTACTTACACAGGTACGTGAAAGACGCACGAATGATATTATAATTATCAGACGATGCGCGATAAATATTGAAAGTTTACCTATTTGGTGCGTATACGTGTTTTTAACATTGCgtttgccatgttttttttttttttgggcgcgTTGTAAGCATGCATACATGTTTTAAAAAATGCCAATAACTGTGGCTTACTCTACAGACTTTCCACATTGTGAATTAAGCATGGCTTTGGACGGATGTGGCCTTGTTTGCAAATATATCCTCATTCTCTTCAACGTTATTTTTGCGGTAAGTTTGGTCTATGAACATGATGATTCATCGCTAGATAAGTAATCTGGCCTGGGGGAAAATGAAAGTGTAAAAGGAAGTTGCCAAAGGCTGACCAACTGCGTCAGCGCCACTGCTTAGTTTCGTTTCTCGAAAAAAGAAACTCATGCCGTTATCAAGCTAAGAGACCTAATAGCACGCGAGAAAGTTAACAAGTACATGCTCCTCAATTTGAACAGTGTTAAACAGGAAGCAAAAGTACTCGCACAGATTTAGTAAAAGTAAATacagatatataaattagaggATGAAAGCACCGATTCAAAAGCATGCTGCTTTTGCTTTGCAGATCTTGGGCTTTGTCTTGTTGGGCCTGGGCCTGTGGCTGAGGTTCAGTGACAACACCAGACCAATATTTGAAATAGATGGCCTAAGCTCCAGCACATTTGTTTGTGGTGAGTTTGCTTTTTATCCTTCCTCCTTTTTAGAGGTGCGAGGCTCTCCGATAAAATATTTAGAGACCTGTCCCGACTCGaggacattttaaaatgaaacgACTTGTTTTGATTCTATTACATGGAATTCATTTGACtaacaatttgtttttttttttttaataggtgTGATAATACTGATCGTGGTTGGCACGGTCATGCTGATCTTGGTGACGATTGGAGACTACGGGGCCTGCAGTGAGAAGAAATGTGCTCTCCAATTGGTGAGATCTTTAAAAAGAAACCTAATATGGTCAAGTCGGAAACACCGCCTTGTTTTGGAAACCAGATCCTCTCGGCCCACAAATTCATTTGTGTGCCTTAAAACAGTCATGATTGTTGCTAACAGCTTACAAAACAGCAATTATAACAAACATTTTTGAGGGGCTTTAACCTTCTGAAAATGATTTTCCTATGCATGACACACTTAAGTGACATCTCGAGAAGATGTGGAAGAAACGTCCCAGCACCACATGTTAGAACAAGTTACCTCGATCCCTGTGTCTCTTATCTGCAAAGAACAAAACTGTAATCTGAGCAACTCAGGGTGAACGTCCTTCGTCTGGCATTCCGATTGTTTGATGGTTCCTGCCCTCGTCTCACGCCATGCTATCCTATGCCACTGAACTCCAACCACAAAAATAAAACGGTTAAAATATGTGTAAGCCATCCTCAGCAGACAATCACTATTAAATTTCaactttctttttcagtcctctGTTTTCTTGTCCATCCTGGCGATTGCATTGGTTTGTGTCGGAGTGGTTGCTTACACCCAGAGGCAAGAGGTAACCAGCAAACTAAGACGTCAATAGAAATTGGGTATTACGGTCAAACTTTGAAAAAGCAAACATTTCCTTTGTGATTTGAAGGTTGGGATGAGGGTTGCGGAGTTCTACACTAGCATCTACACTCTGTTCGCAGCCACTGGAGACGCCGGCATCGGTGTCACTTTAGTCTTCGTTCATGAGATGGTGAGAACGAATATACACGTCAAAGATCCGAGAAAATATCTGAAATAAgttgattttttaatttattttttacctgTCAGTGATGATAATCAGCTTTAACTTCTTCCATGGTGTAGCTTCATTGCTGCGGTGTGACAGGCATCACCTTGTTGGAGGTTGTAAAACAGACTTGCCCTAAGCCTCAAGGCTTCTTCGAGAAAATCGCCATGCCTGTAAGTTGCCCACTTCAGAGATCATGTTAGGCCAAATTCTTTTTGTCTAGATCTTTAGTTTCTGCTGTTTGCTTTCCAGACATGTCCTGGGGTAATCACTGATTTCTTCACCAGTAACGCACCGATGGTGATGGCCATCTTCATTGGAACAGGAGCTCTTTtggtaagcaaaaaaaataaatcaaattaaagcTTGGGTTTTATAAATTAACACAGGATCGAGAGTAGGAAAAGTTGACCCCTTAATGCCAAATTAGATTTTAATCAATAAAACCTTGATGAAATAAATCAGATACTCACTGAATGTTACTATTTCAATAATGTTATGAAAACAAATCCCCTTTTGAAAACTGACAAACCTAGAAGAGAATTCATGATGGATCTCAGTCACGTTGAAAGTTCTAATTCTgtcccccccccttcttttctTTCAATCACAATTTCACGCCCCTTCCAAAGTTCATTGCTCTAATATGCAGCCTCATCCTCAAAGCCAAGCTGAATGAGTCGAGCTCTCCATCTCCTCAGTACATCATCTTGACCAACGCGTCTCCATCCCTGCCTAACTTGTCCCAGCATCAACTTGACTCTGACCAAGACCCAATCGTTTTCCCTCCTCTCACATTGGCCAACACTACTGTGGGCCAAATTTAGTCTACTCccgttctttttttaaacctaaTTCCATAATTCAAAACATCATCACACACTACGACTTTTTGGCTCTCACCCTGATATTCACTGCTTCTTTCACTCTGGCTTTAATTTCCTCCTCTACTTTTCTGCTAGATCACTGCCCTGGTGTGCACCATTATCCTCTTGAAACAGATCAAGAGAAACCTGATGGCCCACGCTGCCCACTACTCTGCTGTTTATTAGGTGGTGGGATTCCTCTTTCATTTCTAAGCTGATTTCAAAATGTCAACGCCACGTGTGCTCTTATATAGGATTCAAGAATATTATATGCAAGTGCTCGGTTTGAATAATCATTTGTCACGTTAATATGGGATTTACATTTCGGGTAGCACGGGGAAGCTAACAGTTGAAACTATGTTTAACCGTTTAAACACTGTTTGGAAAATGTTAAATTTAATTTGAAAAGAAACTTACTGTAATACGATAGCCATTTCTTTGTTGAAATTTTGGTTTATATACAAGTATGTAACTTTAATAATTGTGTCACACTAAATATTATTCTGTCAAATTTGCTAAGTCTTTTATAGTAgttagttattttatttgtgtaaCCTTTTTAGGTACAACCTAAAATTGTTGATGGTCAAATTTTTCATACCTTGCAACATTTCGGTTACATTTTCTTCTTTTGGAGACCCAAAACACTTGCTGCTGTTCAACGCCTTTGAGTGCTTTTGTTTTAGAAACTTTGTTTTGCACTACATTGTAGAGACCATGtttatcttaaaaaaaataaacagtttgTAATACAATAGGAATACCTTTTGCATCTTTATTGCTGTAAGAAGAAAGAAGCAGCTGTGAACTTTCACTGGCAGAGCAACATCGTATGCAAAGATGAATGTTTCCGTTAAATCGAAATTAATAACTTTACTCATTATGACAGAAGTTTATATTTGAGTGTATTGTGAAACGTTAAATGTGTCTTAATGTCGGCCTTACGTGGTTTCTTGCATCAGTCGTCCGGGACCACCATGTAAATGTCAGGGTCGGAGGTCATCACCATCATCTGCAGCGAGCAGGACACATTGACCTCCGAGGTTGGGAGCTCCAAAGAGTTAGGTTTCAAAAGGAAAAATTGAGGTCCTAATCCAGAGTCTATAAAGACACATTTAATTAAAGtcagacaataaataaaaatatcagaGGAAACAGCTAGTACAAATTTACATGAAGAGTCAAGAGTATTCCGCCATCTAGTGGAGACCTGGTGGAACTTCTATAGTTTACCAAAATATGCTGGACACTGGTTCATTTCTTTCTCGACAAGACACAGGAAATACTGTCTTACCGATTATTTCATCAAGCTTGTCCTCTTCATAGTCACCACCCTCCAAAACTTCATATGGATGTACTAGCTGACCCAAAAAACTGAGATGGTTCGGATGAGCATTGACCTCTTGAGCATCATCCATCTCCGTTTGTTGGAATTCAGAACGTTTAGGTGAGTGCTGAGAAAGTGGGTCAACAGGAATATATGGAAAAAGGGAATAATAGTAATATGGATTATATTGTGGGGATTGAGATGATGCCGCCTCAGCTTCAGATTGTTGATTTTGCCAGAAAAACTCTGCAAATATGTTGGAGTATTTTGGCGACAGGCCCGGATCAGAATCTTCAGTGGGGTTAGATTGAGGGATTTTGGGGTGATGGTTGCTTGGAGGTTGGGTAGTGGCAGCTTGAATCGGGGAGCCAGCAGTAAGGGGCTGTTCGGACACTCCTTGCAAATGCGAAATTTCGGCATCTGTTGTTCCGGGTGAGGTTGGAGTAGTGATGGCTTCAGGAGGTGAAGATTTGACAGCAGGAGATGTCGCTGGGGGGGTAGCGCCGGGAATCCTGTGCCGATAAGTTGGGTGAGGGTAGTATGGAGGTGCCAGGTAAAAAGGTGGAGCCCATCCGAGAGACTTTCCAGGAAAGATAGGGCAGGTCAAAATAAATGTATCCTCGTCAATCTGAAGATGAAGTGTGTGTTTTCCATCCTgaggaaaataaaattcatttaGATGACTATCAAATATCAGACTTAAATTTTTTATCATTGTAGAATTGTAGATCACCTCTACCGTGATACCGCATGTTATGAACGGAGCAGCTATGAATATTTCTGTATCTCGTCTGTCCAAAGTGTAGCCACACTGCTGAGCCAGCAAAAACACCGGCGTCCATTCTCCACGAACTGCAGAACGATTAATCCGAGAAAATTATAGACAAGttgaatattatatttacgttgcTATATTTACTGACTTACCGTTGACCTTTACATCTTGTGCGGTGGGAAGTCTGACATTCATTCCATGAGGGGAACAACAGACCGATGAAGGTCTCATGTTGGGAGGCTTGACGGCAGAGAGCGGACATGACATCTTGACCGGAGTCCCCCTCCATTGGAGAGGTAACACATAACTGCCTCCCTAGTCAatacatatttattatttttgtcaggGCATTGAAGATGGATAATATAGAGATATAAAAAAATCGATCACCTGCTGTGTGACATGACAGGCATTGTATTGCACTATCAAGCTGAGCTGTGTCCACGTGGTCTCCACAGAGTAGCCACATCGAGGTGGCAGATGGGAGAGGTGAAGAGATGATTCATTCTCtgattcaaacaaaaaattaaattaacagAAATATACACGTTTTTGTTTACAGTGGGCGCACCTCGGTCAAGCAGGAGATGTAACGCTCGTCTCCTCCTGACAGTTAAAGTCATGGCGCCGTCTCCACAATCCACCTCAGGCTGAAGCTTCCGCCAGATCTCCTCGGAGCCACTTAGCCGGTGACCTGGCATCTTCACTTTACTCTTTGCTTGTcacatagtaaaaataaaaaatatgagtCAAGCGCTTGTTAGCTTCAGAAAATCAAATTAgaaccattttttaaaaaaaaattaaaactattTCATACCTTTAACATCTGAATGAGACTGACGGTCCACATGATGTCGAGGAATGTTTGCTCTAAGTTGACCAGGGATGAAGAACTTCCCATAGACCACGTGCTGGATTTGACCCAAGCTGCAGTTGTCAGGAACACCAATCTCCTCCCTTCCCGTTTCAGAAGAACTTTGactccttgggccattgtttttGTCCGCTACTGTTGTAGATGTAGCAAATTCTACTTGCCTTCCTGAAGGTAACTGTCGCCGAGTGTCTTCTTGactgaaattattttttagCCTTTTTGTCGTCACGCTGTTATCCTTGTCGATCGGAGGTGTCAGATTTAAATTGGGGTGAGAGTAATAAGAGGTAGGTTTGCAAATTGCATGGGGGAGAGATAATGTTAAGATGGTGGAAATAAAGAGGGCAGCGATGCGAGAATAGAGTTTGGGTTTCAAATACATTGCCAGGTTTAGTTTTTTGGTCTGTGTGGCAAAACACTGAGGATCATGTGACTTGAGGGAGCGGCTTTTATGATTTAGCACACCTGTTTGCTAATTGGCCCTTAATTGATCATCCGTCCtcacaaaaaaagtcattttactCCTAAATTTTTATAATATTTTCATCTACTTGCACCTGTGTGTCAAGtaaatttgcagatttttttttttttaaacttctattgaatatttttttgggtgacAGATTTCTGCTCCACATTTCAGTCAACTCATCAGTAACATActgaaaatgacagaaataaaaaTCTACTCTGCTAGTCGAATTTTCAATTTGCGCCCCTTAAATTCCCAGTTGCTCCGAGTAAACAAACTTTGTGTAATCCCTGAGCAGGGTACATTTTTTATGAGGTAATGCTCCCTTctgtccactagagggcgcccTGCTGCATTATATATCTATCCATTTAGCAGTGTTGTTGAGAATGTAGTTGCTATGACACACCAGGGATTCAAATCCCATTGACCATGAGGTGGAAATTATAAGTGTACTGAGTTGAACTTGATAAGATCACTATTTTCCACTATCTGACAATTCAACACAACCAATCATGCAGTTGTCATAATGAAATCAAGATGGCTCCAGTGTGTTATTATGCCAGTTTGTTGGGAGTGACAGTGACAAGTTACAACCGTACTTTTTGACTTCAACGAGATCTGaaggttgtgtgtgttgtgtgtgtgtttgttgcaggaaggtggaggggggggggggggggttgatcaGTCGACTATGGGTGCGGCAGTTGGATGACTCACATTTTAGAGTTGCCTAGCTACGGCTTGGAGTTGTTTTCATTTGAACTGAAGTGAGAATACAGTGTGCATGTCTGCATTTCATTGAAGGGGGGGCGAGAGAGTAAGAAAaacagagagagcaagagagagagttgtGGGCACAGCCTAAACACAGGGGTGGCTCTCAGCCGGAAACAGGCGGAGCAGAAATGTTCCCGAAAAGGACTCAAATCACGTGAGGAGAAACTGGAGTTGAATGTTATGCCGACACAGAAAAAACACAGCAGTGGGGGTGAGGTATCGTGAAGCTTGGATGAAAAACCACTGGTCGGTAACCATGGAAACGGGTCAGCCTGGgcaaatgtgtattttttttttaaaactgagtgtaaacagtggcttGGACGGCTCACATTTGCTCTA encodes the following:
- the LOC125984117 gene encoding uncharacterized protein isoform X1 codes for the protein MPGHRLSGSEEIWRKLQPEVDCGDGAMTLTVRRRRALHLLLDRENESSLHLSHLPPRCGYSVETTWTQLSLIVQYNACHVTQQGGSYVLPLQWRGTPVKMSCPLSAVKPPNMRPSSVCCSPHGMNVRLPTAQDVKVNVRGEWTPVFLLAQQCGYTLDRRDTEIFIAAPFITCGITVEDGKHTLHLQIDEDTFILTCPIFPGKSLGWAPPFYLAPPYYPHPTYRHRIPGATPPATSPAVKSSPPEAITTPTSPGTTDAEISHLQGVSEQPLTAGSPIQAATTQPPSNHHPKIPQSNPTEDSDPGLSPKYSNIFAEFFWQNQQSEAEAASSQSPQYNPYYYYSLFPYIPVDPLSQHSPKRSEFQQTEMDDAQEVNAHPNHLSFLGQLVHPYEVLEGGDYEEDKLDEIIDSGLGPQFFLLKPNSLELPTSEVNVSCSLQMMVMTSDPDIYMVVPDD
- the LOC125984117 gene encoding uncharacterized protein isoform X2, yielding MPGHRLSGSEEIWRKLQPEVDCGDGAMTLTVRRRRALHLLLDRENESSLHLSHLPPRCGYSVETTWTQLSLIVQYNACHVTQQGGSYVLPLQWRGTPVKMSCPLSAVKPPNMRPSSVCCSPHGMNVRLPTAQDVKVNVRGEWTPVFLLAQQCGYTLDRRDTEIFIAAPFITCGITDGKHTLHLQIDEDTFILTCPIFPGKSLGWAPPFYLAPPYYPHPTYRHRIPGATPPATSPAVKSSPPEAITTPTSPGTTDAEISHLQGVSEQPLTAGSPIQAATTQPPSNHHPKIPQSNPTEDSDPGLSPKYSNIFAEFFWQNQQSEAEAASSQSPQYNPYYYYSLFPYIPVDPLSQHSPKRSEFQQTEMDDAQEVNAHPNHLSFLGQLVHPYEVLEGGDYEEDKLDEIIDSGLGPQFFLLKPNSLELPTSEVNVSCSLQMMVMTSDPDIYMVVPDD
- the LOC125984165 gene encoding CD9 antigen isoform X1, with the translated sequence MALDGCGLVCKYILILFNVIFAILGFVLLGLGLWLRFSDNTRPIFEIDGLSSSTFVCGVIILIVVGTVMLILVTIGDYGACSEKKCALQLSSVFLSILAIALVCVGVVAYTQRQEVGMRVAEFYTSIYTLFAATGDAGIGVTLVFVHEMLHCCGVTGITLLEVVKQTCPKPQGFFEKIAMPTCPGVITDFFTSNAPMVMAIFIGTGALLFIALICSLILKAKLNESSSPSPQYIILTNASPSLPNLSQHQLDSDQDPIVFPPLTLANTTVGQI
- the LOC125984166 gene encoding CD9 antigen-like isoform X3, producing MALDAIGLVCKYILFLFNLIFGILGFVLLGLGLWLRFSDITRPIFEIGGLSSSTFVCGVITLIALGTVMLILVTIGDYGACSEKKCALQLLHCCGVTGITLLEFVKQTCPKPQGFVENIAMPTCPGVITNLFTSSAPMVMAIFIVIGALLFIALICSLILKAKLNESSSPSPPYIILTNASPSLPNLSQHQLDPDQDPIVFPPLTLANTTVGQI
- the LOC125984165 gene encoding CD9 antigen isoform X2, which produces MALDGCGLVCKYILILFNVIFAILGFVLLGLGLWLRFSDNTRPIFEIDGLSSSTFVCGVIILIVVGTVMLILVTIGDYGACSEKKCALQLSSVFLSILAIALVCVGVVAYTQRQEVGMRVAEFYTSIYTLFAATGDAGIGVTLVFVHEMLHCCGVTGITLLEVVKQTCPKPQGFFEKIAMPTCPGVITDFFTSNAPMVMAIFIGTGALLITALVCTIILLKQIKRNLMAHAAHYSAVY
- the LOC125984166 gene encoding CD9 antigen-like isoform X2, which encodes MALDAIGLVCKYILFLFNLIFGILGFVLLGLGLWLRFSDITRPIFEIGGLSSSTFVCGVITLIALGTVMLILVTIGDYGACSEKKCALQLSSVLLSILAIALACVGVVAYTQRQKVGMRVMVFYTGIYTLFAATRGAGLGVTLVFVHETLHCCGVTGITLLEFVKQTCPKPQGFVENIAMPTCPGVITNLFTSSAPMVMAIFIVIGALLITPLVCTNILLKQIKRNLTAYTAHYSAVH
- the LOC125984166 gene encoding CD9 antigen-like isoform X1 encodes the protein MALDAIGLVCKYILFLFNLIFGILGFVLLGLGLWLRFSDITRPIFEIGGLSSSTFVCGVITLIALGTVMLILVTIGDYGACSEKKCALQLSSVLLSILAIALACVGVVAYTQRQKVGMRVMVFYTGIYTLFAATRGAGLGVTLVFVHETLHCCGVTGITLLEFVKQTCPKPQGFVENIAMPTCPGVITNLFTSSAPMVMAIFIVIGALLFIALICSLILKAKLNESSSPSPPYIILTNASPSLPNLSQHQLDPDQDPIVFPPLTLANTTVGQI